GGGTCTCCGGTGCAGAGGTCACCTCGCGGGCGATTCAGGAAGCCAGTGGCCTCAAACGCCGCTGGCACCGGGGTCCACGTCAGCTGGTGCTGCTGGGCGCCTACGATTCGACGGATCATCTCCGCCGGATACGCATGGCGACGATCGCGACTCACCGCCGGCGCATCGGAAATTCCGAGGAGGCTCTCCGCAGTGATCAAGAAGCCAACGTGCCCATTGATGGGGATGTCAGAATCCGTGTCTCCTGTGAGCAGCCAACAGGTGAGAAGGTCCGCCTCGCGCTGCGCCTGCGTCCGAGGGTCCCCAGCCGCTCGAGTCGTTCCAGCCACGACACCCGTGGGCGCCGCCGCGATGCCAGTTGAGGCCGCGCCACCCGAAGAGGTGCTGGCCCCCTGGACGTGGAGCGATGTCCACCAGGCCTCCTCGGAGACCCGTGTTTCATCCGCCTCGTTCACGTGGCCCAGGCCGAGCCAGTCGGTCGCACCCCCAGCACTCCCGGCACCCCCAGCACCCCCGGCACGACCGGCATCGACCTTCTGGACCAGCGGGCGTTCGACGCAGGGGTCGTAGGGCACAGCCTGCTGGGGGCTGCGAGCAACGTTCACCAGGCGGTTCTTGATCGCCTCCGCCGTGAGCGTGGGAAGCATCGCGTGCAGGATGCTGAGTCCGTCGTCGAGGTGCTCCAGCCAGACTCGGCGCTCCACAAGACCCTGGTGGCACCGTCGAGCCTGGTGCTCCGGCTCCACCCGAGCCACGAAGCGCGAGAGCCAGGCATTGAGCTGTGCCGGACGATGACTCACGGCGTAGGCGGCAGCATCGCGATCCAGCCGTTCCAGGTTGACCGGCGACTGCAGCTTCTCCGCCGCCGAGACCACCCGGAGCAGCGAACGCACGGGGATGTCCCCGCGGCGCGTGCAGTCCCAGACCACAGGCAGATGCTGGCGTGCGAATCGCGCCTGCTGGTACTGGCTGAACACGTGACCCTCGCCGGCTGCCAGCGCCTCGGCCGCGTTCATGATGGCAGCGGACTCGACGGTGGCGCGACCCCGAGCTGTTCGCATGAGATGCGGGTCGATGACCTCGGTCTCACGAAGGAAGGACTCCACGTAGTTCACAAGGATCCTGAGCTGCTCAGCCTGCGCCTGATTCAGCCTCCGCTGTGACTCCCACAGCGGCTCAGACATCGGGTCAGTCAGTACTGCCTTCATGATTCGAATATACCTTCGAATCGAATGGAGCACAATAGTCCAGACGCTGCCTCTTTGATCTCATTTGGTGATTCTCGCAGCGCTCATCAGCCTATTGGCAGGAGCGAGCTCCAACCGGGGGCGGACGGTACCGGCCCCCGGTGAACATGAGAATAAACTGCACGGTCAGCGCCAGAATGTAGCCCACGACGCCTATGGTGAGGGCGGCCCCAGCTGCGCCGTCGCCCGCTTCACCCCCGTCAGCAACCGCCGCGACCCCGCCTGCATTCTCTGCGACGCCCAGCAAGACGGCCGCCAACCAGCTCAGCAGCAGGAAACTGATACCGAGCATCAGCTCGAGATCCGAGATCAACCGCGCATTGAGCTCGGGGCGACGTTCCGGCGTCGTCCAGTATCTCTGCCCCGACTCAGAGGGCAGTGAGAGAACCTCCGGACCCAGCCGCGGGATCATCCAGCGGCACCCCCAGGCGAGTCCCATCAGCAGCAGACCAGTCACGATCTCGACGGTGAGCACCCAGGCCTTCGACTCCCATCGCGTGACGTCGCCGCTGATGCCGAAGTGGGCGGGCATGGAGTCGGACCCCACCAGCGCCGTCCACCCCAGCACAGCCGCGTAGATCAGCGCCGAGACCCAGAAGACACAGCTCCCCACCCGGACTCGCCGGGTGGGCGCGGTGCTCACTGCTCAGGGGCCTCGACGTTCTCGACCGGAATGTCGATGCTTCCGCTGATGGCCACATGCGTGCGACCGCCGACCCACAGCGCCTCACCCTCACCCTCGATGTGCACGCGACCGCGTCGCTGCAGCACCGTGCCCTGACTGCTCACGTACGGCGGTGACATGCGCCCGGAGTACTCCAGCCACTGCGCCACCGAGGCGTTCAGGCTTCCGGTCACCGGGTCTTCGCGCAGCGCCCCGGTGTCATCGGGGAAGAAGGCGCGCAGCTCCAGCGCCGTCGCGGAACCTTCGGGCTGGACGCCGACGACGCCGAGGAACCGGTACTCAGGCTCCGGAATCTTGGTGACATCCGGGGTCACCGCGAGCACCGTCGCCGCACTGTCGAGGAGCACCGCGACCCAGCCTGGGCCGTTGTCCACCCACGCCGCATCCACCACCTGGTCCTCGGTCACGCCCAGCGCATCGGTGAGCATCTTGCGCGCCGCTCGGGAGACGGGCCCCGAACGCACCAGGCCCGGAGCGCCGAAGGACAGCGTGTCCTCGCCGATATGCACCGGGACCAGCCCCACACCACACTCCTGGACGACGACGCCGGCCGATCGCGGCTCGTTCCCGAGGTCCAGCCAGGCGCGTGCGGCGCCCAGGGTGGGGTGCCCGGCGAAGGAGAGCTCCGTGTCCAGGGCGAAGATGCGCACCCGATAGTCCGCCTCAGCGGTCGTGGGAGGGAGCAGAAAGGCGCACTCGGAGAGGTTGGTCCAGCGCGAGATGGCGCGCATCTGCTCATCGCTCAGGTCCTGCCCCTCCGCGATGACCGCGACCGGGTTGCCCGTGAATGGTCCGTCACCGAAGACGTCGACCTGGAGAAATGGCTTCAACATGGACCCATCTTAGGCAGAGTCCTGACCTCGGCCGACCGCGGGCCAGGCAGATTCAGACCCGGGCGCGCTGCACGGTGCCCGAGCCGCTGAACCCGCGCAGACGCAGACTGTTGCCCAGCACCGAGAGCGAGGACAGCACCATCGCGGCCCCGGCCAGCATCGGATTGAGCAGCCCCAGCGCGGCCAGCGGAATGGCGGCGACGTTGTAGCCGAAGGCCCAGAAGAGGTTGGAGCGGATGACCCGGAGGGTGCGGCGGGAGAGTGCGATCGCATCCACCACGCTGCGCAGATCCCCGCGCATGAGTGTGATCCCGGCGGCGTCGATCGCCACATCAGTCCCGGTGCCCATCGCGATGCCCAGGTCCGCCTGGGCCAGCGCGGCCGCATCGTTGACGCCGTCGCCCACCATCACCACGCTTCGGCCCTGCTCCTGCAGCTTCGCGACGGCGGCAACCTTGTCCTGCGGCAGCGCCTCGGCGATCACCTCCTCGATCCCGACCTCGGCGGCCACCCGGCGCGCGGCACCGGCACTATCACCGGTCAGCAGCACCGTGCGCAGTCCCATCGCGGCGAGACGCGCAGCCGCATCGGCGGAGGTCTCCTTGACCGTGTCGGAGACGATCAGCACCCCGGCGAAACGCCCGTCGACCGCGACCAGCACCGGAGTCGATCCCTGAGACTCGGACGTCGCGAGCATCGGCTCCACCTCCGCGGGAATCTCGATCCTCCGCTGACGCAGCAGCTCCCGGCGACCCACCAGGACGTCCCGTCCCAGCACTTCGCCGGAGACCCCGTAGCCCTGGTGACTCTGGAAGTCGATCACCTCGGGAAGCGTGCCTGAGGTGGAGCCCAACGACTCACGGGCTGCATTGGTCACGGCGCGCGCGATCGGGTGCGCGGACGCAGCCTCCAGCGCCCCGGCGAGCCGGAGCAGCTCGGCGTCGTCGTCCTCGGATTCATCCCAGGATCGCGCAGAGTGCATCGCCGCGAGCTGCATCGCTCCGGTGGTCACGGTCCCTGTCTTGTCCAGGACCACCGTGTCCACCCCGCGCGAGGCCTCGAGCACCTCCGGGCCCCGGATCAGGATGCCGAGCTGGGCGCCGCGCCCGGTGCCCACCAGCAGGGCGGTCGGGGTGGCGAGACCCAGCGCGCAGGGGCAGGCGATGATGAGCACCGCCACCGCTGCGGTGAACGCGAACTCGGCCGAGGGCCCGATCAGCAGCCAGGTCAGCAGGGTGAGCAGGGCGATGGCCAGCACGACGGGTACGAAGATGCCGGAGATCCGGTCGGCGAGCCGCTGGACCTCGGCCTTGCCCGACTGGGCCTGCTCGACCAGGCGGGCCATCTGAGCGAGCTGCGTATCCGCCCCGATGCGGGTCGCGCGGATGCGCAGCCGACCCGAGGTGTTCATCGTCGCTCCGGTGACCAGGTCTCCGGCGGCGACCTCCACCGGCACGGACTCGCCGGTGAGCATCGACATGTCGACCGCCGACGCTCCGGACAGAACCGTGCCGTCAGTGGCGATCTTCTCCCCCGGCCGGACCAGGAACTCATCCCCCACGGCAAGCTCACGCACCGGGATGAGGACCTCGTCGCCGTCGCGCAGGACTGCGACCTGCTTGGCTCCCAGATTCAGCAGCGACCGCAGCGCCTGACCGGCGCGGGACTTGGAGCGCTTCTCGAAATACCTGCCGAGCAACAGGAAGACGGTCACCGCAGTGGCGACTTCGAAGTAGATGTTTCCTGCTCCCGCAGCATGCGCGGTCTCGGAGAGCCAGGGCGGCTCGGCGAAGAACACGAACTCATGGCGCAGCTGGGGGTCTCCGGCCTGACCGAAGACCATGGCATAGCCGGACCAGAGCAGAGCTGCCAGGGTTCCCAGCGAGATGAGCGTGTCCATCGTGGCCGCGCCGGAGCGGGCGTTCAGCGCGGCGGCGCGGTGGAAGGGCCACCCTGCCCAGAGCACCACCGGCAGGCTCAGCGCCAGGGAGACCCAGTTCCACCAGGGGAACTGCAGCACGGGGACCATTGCCAGCACGACGACGGGGAGCGTGAACCCCGCGGCGACCAGCAGACGACGGCGCAGCCCGGTGAGATCACGATCAGCCGTGCTCGCACCGTTGGATTCCTCCTGCGGGGGCGTCGACTCCTGCGCACTGTATCCGGTCTTCTCCACTGCGGCGATGAGCTCTGCGATGAGCGCCTCTCGGTCAGCAGCGCCGGTGGAGCCGGCGTCGTCAGGGGCGTCAGGGGTGTCAGTGGCTTCAGGGGATTCAGGGGATTCAGAGGTGTCGGCAGCCTCGGCGTAAGAGGCGTCACGCGTATTGGAGGTGCCGGCGGTCGCCGCCGTGATTCGATGAACCGAAGCCTTCTCGGTGGCGTAGTTGACGCTGGCCGTCACGCCCTCAAGCTTGTTCAGCCGGCGTTCGATGCGCTGGGCGCACGCGGCGCAGGTCATTCCGCCGATCTCGAGCTCGATGTGCTCGGTCGGAGTCGACGTGGCCGCAGTCGACACCGCTGCGCCAGGGGCGCCGTCGGCCGCGTCTCTCTGGATCACGACTGCCGCGTCGCGTCGTATCCCGCCTCGTCCACCGCGGCGAGCATCTGCTCGTCCGTGGGCGCAGGCTCGGCGAGCGTGACCTCGAGCAGGCCCGTGGAGGAGCTGACCTGCAGGTTGGTGACGCCCGGAAGCTGTCCGACCTCCTCGCGGATGGCGTTCTCACAATGACTGCAGGACATGCCGGTGACGGAATAGCGGCGAACCTCGGCCATGATGCGCTCCTTGAGGGTGTGGGATCGTTCAGCGACACCTCAAACATACCCCCTTAGGGTATATTTCTACACCACGGACCATATAGTGGTGGCCTGGCCCATCGGAGGAGGACTCATGGATCCCCAGCACGGGTACATGACGGAGAAGGACAAGTATCTCAGCAGACTGCGCCGGATCGAAGGGCAGGCCCGGGGTCTGCACCGCATGGTGGACGAGGACACCTACTGCATCGACATCCTGACCCAGATCAGCGCCACCACGGCCGCGCTCGAGAACGTGGCCATGGCGCTGCTGGAGGACCATCTGCGCCATTGCGTGGCCGATGCCGTGAACGCGGGCGGCGAGGAGGCTGAGGAGAAGATCCAGGAGGCCACCGCAGCCATCCGCCGGCTCGTGAAGTCCTGACCTCGGCGATGGCTGCAGCGCTGCACATGACCCCAGCTCGCGGCGTCGTGCTGATGGTGCTGGGCACCATGGCTCTTGCCTCGTCAGCCGCCATGATCGCCGTGATCGACGGCGAGCCGCTGAGCGTGGCCGCCTGGCGCTGCCTGCTCGCCGTGCCGATGCTGCTTCCGATCGCCGCCTGGGAGCTGCTGCACCGACGGGCACGCCCCACGCGCCGCACCCTGATCGGCGCGCTGATCGCCGGCGTCGCACTGGGTGCGGACTACAGCTTCTACAACACCTCGATCTCCATGATCGGACCGGGCATCGCCACCGTGCTGATCAACGTGCAGATCGTGATCCTCCC
The nucleotide sequence above comes from Nesterenkonia halotolerans. Encoded proteins:
- a CDS encoding heavy-metal-associated domain-containing protein, with the protein product MAEVRRYSVTGMSCSHCENAIREEVGQLPGVTNLQVSSSTGLLEVTLAEPAPTDEQMLAAVDEAGYDATRQS
- a CDS encoding heavy metal translocating P-type ATPase translates to MTCAACAQRIERRLNKLEGVTASVNYATEKASVHRITAATAGTSNTRDASYAEAADTSESPESPEATDTPDAPDDAGSTGAADREALIAELIAAVEKTGYSAQESTPPQEESNGASTADRDLTGLRRRLLVAAGFTLPVVVLAMVPVLQFPWWNWVSLALSLPVVLWAGWPFHRAAALNARSGAATMDTLISLGTLAALLWSGYAMVFGQAGDPQLRHEFVFFAEPPWLSETAHAAGAGNIYFEVATAVTVFLLLGRYFEKRSKSRAGQALRSLLNLGAKQVAVLRDGDEVLIPVRELAVGDEFLVRPGEKIATDGTVLSGASAVDMSMLTGESVPVEVAAGDLVTGATMNTSGRLRIRATRIGADTQLAQMARLVEQAQSGKAEVQRLADRISGIFVPVVLAIALLTLLTWLLIGPSAEFAFTAAVAVLIIACPCALGLATPTALLVGTGRGAQLGILIRGPEVLEASRGVDTVVLDKTGTVTTGAMQLAAMHSARSWDESEDDDAELLRLAGALEAASAHPIARAVTNAARESLGSTSGTLPEVIDFQSHQGYGVSGEVLGRDVLVGRRELLRQRRIEIPAEVEPMLATSESQGSTPVLVAVDGRFAGVLIVSDTVKETSADAAARLAAMGLRTVLLTGDSAGAARRVAAEVGIEEVIAEALPQDKVAAVAKLQEQGRSVVMVGDGVNDAAALAQADLGIAMGTGTDVAIDAAGITLMRGDLRSVVDAIALSRRTLRVIRSNLFWAFGYNVAAIPLAALGLLNPMLAGAAMVLSSLSVLGNSLRLRGFSGSGTVQRARV
- a CDS encoding metal-sensitive transcriptional regulator produces the protein MDPQHGYMTEKDKYLSRLRRIEGQARGLHRMVDEDTYCIDILTQISATTAALENVAMALLEDHLRHCVADAVNAGGEEAEEKIQEATAAIRRLVKS
- a CDS encoding DUF1648 domain-containing protein codes for the protein MSTAPTRRVRVGSCVFWVSALIYAAVLGWTALVGSDSMPAHFGISGDVTRWESKAWVLTVEIVTGLLLMGLAWGCRWMIPRLGPEVLSLPSESGQRYWTTPERRPELNARLISDLELMLGISFLLLSWLAAVLLGVAENAGGVAAVADGGEAGDGAAGAALTIGVVGYILALTVQFILMFTGGRYRPPPVGARSCQ
- a CDS encoding HNH endonuclease signature motif containing protein, translated to MKAVLTDPMSEPLWESQRRLNQAQAEQLRILVNYVESFLRETEVIDPHLMRTARGRATVESAAIMNAAEALAAGEGHVFSQYQQARFARQHLPVVWDCTRRGDIPVRSLLRVVSAAEKLQSPVNLERLDRDAAAYAVSHRPAQLNAWLSRFVARVEPEHQARRCHQGLVERRVWLEHLDDGLSILHAMLPTLTAEAIKNRLVNVARSPQQAVPYDPCVERPLVQKVDAGRAGGAGGAGSAGGATDWLGLGHVNEADETRVSEEAWWTSLHVQGASTSSGGAASTGIAAAPTGVVAGTTRAAGDPRTQAQREADLLTCWLLTGDTDSDIPINGHVGFLITAESLLGISDAPAVSRDRRHAYPAEMIRRIVGAQQHQLTWTPVPAAFEATGFLNRPRGDLCTGDPPPEDVSQSVMERVYRSRFVPPVLRRVIEFRDGTCQAPGCTVAAEHCDIDHRIPWPRGQTTAANLWALCRKHHRLKTAGLLDVPAVREPLPTA
- a CDS encoding PhzF family phenazine biosynthesis protein — its product is MLKPFLQVDVFGDGPFTGNPVAVIAEGQDLSDEQMRAISRWTNLSECAFLLPPTTAEADYRVRIFALDTELSFAGHPTLGAARAWLDLGNEPRSAGVVVQECGVGLVPVHIGEDTLSFGAPGLVRSGPVSRAARKMLTDALGVTEDQVVDAAWVDNGPGWVAVLLDSAATVLAVTPDVTKIPEPEYRFLGVVGVQPEGSATALELRAFFPDDTGALREDPVTGSLNASVAQWLEYSGRMSPPYVSSQGTVLQRRGRVHIEGEGEALWVGGRTHVAISGSIDIPVENVEAPEQ